A DNA window from Pseudomonas resinovorans NBRC 106553 contains the following coding sequences:
- a CDS encoding MFS transporter: protein MPIALYALTAGAFGIGLTEFVIMGLLLEVGQDLGVSISAAGLLISGYALGVVLGAPLLTALTARWSQRRTLLGLMVIFTLGNLACALAPDYTTLMAARVLTAFAHGTFFGVGSVVATSLVPAERRASAIALMFTGLTLATILGVPLGTWLGQLYGWRATFWAVSGIGLATLAILALYLPRDSGSEQTGSLRDDFRVLKRPPVLLGLLTTVLGFGGVFTVFSYISPLLTRLAGFSDSAVSPVLLVFGGGLMLGNLLGGKLADRKLVPALLGSMAALALVLGLMTFALENRVAVVVFIALVGAAGFATVPPLQMWVLEKAQGAGQSVAASFNIAAFNLGNALGAWIGGMTIDHGPGLAALPWVAAALPVAAIAVALLCLRLERAPRSAGETAGQAVA, encoded by the coding sequence GTGCCCATTGCCCTGTACGCCTTGACCGCCGGAGCCTTCGGCATCGGCCTGACCGAATTCGTGATCATGGGGTTGCTGCTGGAGGTCGGCCAGGACCTTGGCGTATCCATTTCCGCCGCCGGCTTGCTGATCTCCGGTTACGCCCTTGGCGTGGTGCTCGGCGCCCCGCTGCTCACCGCGCTAACCGCGCGCTGGTCCCAGCGCCGCACGCTGCTGGGCCTGATGGTGATCTTCACCCTCGGCAACCTCGCCTGCGCCCTTGCGCCGGACTACACCACGCTGATGGCCGCGCGGGTGCTGACCGCCTTCGCCCACGGCACCTTCTTCGGCGTCGGCTCGGTGGTCGCCACCAGCCTGGTGCCCGCCGAACGCCGCGCCTCGGCCATCGCGCTGATGTTCACCGGGCTGACCCTGGCCACCATCCTCGGCGTGCCGCTGGGCACCTGGCTGGGGCAGCTCTACGGCTGGCGGGCGACGTTCTGGGCCGTGAGCGGTATCGGCCTGGCCACGCTGGCGATCCTCGCCCTGTACCTGCCCCGCGACAGCGGGTCGGAACAGACCGGCAGCCTGCGCGACGACTTCCGCGTGCTGAAACGCCCGCCGGTGCTGCTCGGCCTGTTGACCACGGTGCTCGGCTTCGGTGGCGTGTTCACGGTCTTCAGCTACATCTCGCCGCTACTCACGCGCCTGGCCGGCTTTTCCGACAGCGCCGTGTCGCCGGTGCTGCTGGTGTTCGGCGGCGGCCTGATGCTGGGCAACCTGCTGGGCGGCAAGCTGGCCGACCGCAAGCTGGTCCCCGCCCTGCTAGGCAGCATGGCGGCGCTGGCCCTGGTGCTGGGGCTGATGACCTTCGCCCTGGAGAATCGCGTGGCGGTGGTGGTGTTCATCGCCCTGGTCGGCGCAGCCGGCTTCGCCACGGTGCCACCGTTGCAGATGTGGGTGCTGGAAAAGGCCCAGGGCGCCGGGCAGAGCGTGGCGGCCAGCTTCAACATCGCCGCCTTCAACCTGGGCAACGCCCTGGGTGCCTGGATCGGCGGGATGACCATCGATCATGGCCCCGGCCTCGCGGCCCTGCCCTGGGTCGCCGCCGCGCTGCCGGTGGCGGCGATCGCCGTGGCGCTGCTGTGCCTGCGCCTGGAACGCGCACCACGTAGCGCTGGCGAAACCGCAGGGCAGGCCGTGGCCTGA
- a CDS encoding TonB-dependent siderophore receptor, with amino-acid sequence MANTSLPPYPLRFTTLLLCCSLNGVALAAEEPTEATGEGQDNGAMVLGSANVNAQRASPGALPPAFPGGQVARGGQLGVLGNQDYMDVPFSAASYTAKSIQDQQAKDIGEVLLNDASVRQSFGFGNQSQVFVIRGYPLNSDDISFNGLYGILPRQMLAIEAVERVEVFKGANAFINGVTASGTGIGGGVNIQPKRAEDDPTRSLTLDYTSDGQLGQHLDLGERFGEDNRFGARLNLLNREGDTAIDDEYQRTHMVSLALDYRGDNYRLFGDLGYQKQRVNQGRNMISLAGGLTHIPRAPSADSNWAQPWTFTELKDTFGMVRGEFDLNDDWMLYAAAGAKETDEVGTYSSPTLADEAGNTTGAISHIPHEESNQSMMAGVNGKLQTGEVSHRINIGIAALWQESRNAFDFGDGYTDNIFNPTPVPAPALGGFTGGNLSDPGVTSKTNNRSAAISDTLGFMDDTLLATIGLRRQALRVESYNYDGGSFAGFPLPGFDGNRATKSDQWITTPVYGVVYKLTPEVSLYANRMEGLSPGPIAPIDPTLVNSGQVFSPDRSKQYEAGVKLDMDTYGASFGVYRIEQPADGVRVGNVFTRDGDQVNKGVELNVYGEPVDGLRLIAGATYMDTELKSTETGANDGNRAVGVPEFQFNVGADWDIPGVPGAAVNARMLRTGGQYADPANNLSIPTWNRWDAGARYSFRAFEQQLTVRANVENISNKNYWASANGGYLTQGEPRTFKLSGTVDF; translated from the coding sequence ATGGCCAACACTTCTCTTCCCCCCTATCCCCTCCGGTTCACCACGCTGCTGCTCTGCTGCTCCCTGAACGGCGTCGCCCTGGCGGCGGAGGAACCCACCGAAGCCACCGGCGAAGGCCAGGACAATGGCGCCATGGTGCTGGGCAGCGCCAACGTCAATGCCCAGCGCGCGAGCCCCGGCGCCCTGCCGCCGGCGTTCCCGGGCGGGCAGGTGGCCCGTGGCGGCCAACTGGGGGTACTGGGCAACCAGGACTACATGGACGTGCCGTTTTCCGCCGCCAGCTACACCGCCAAGAGCATCCAGGACCAGCAGGCCAAGGACATAGGCGAGGTGCTGCTCAACGACGCGTCGGTGCGCCAATCCTTCGGCTTCGGCAACCAGTCGCAGGTCTTCGTCATCCGTGGCTACCCGCTGAACTCCGACGACATTTCCTTCAACGGCCTCTACGGCATCCTGCCGCGGCAGATGCTCGCCATCGAAGCGGTGGAGCGGGTGGAGGTGTTCAAGGGCGCCAATGCCTTCATCAACGGTGTCACCGCCTCCGGGACGGGCATCGGCGGCGGGGTCAACATCCAGCCCAAGCGCGCCGAGGACGACCCCACCCGCAGCCTGACCCTCGACTACACCAGCGATGGCCAGCTCGGCCAGCACCTCGATCTCGGCGAGCGCTTCGGCGAGGACAACCGCTTCGGTGCGCGCCTCAACCTGCTCAATCGCGAGGGCGACACCGCCATCGATGACGAGTACCAGCGCACCCACATGGTGTCGCTGGCGCTGGATTACCGGGGCGACAACTACCGCCTGTTCGGCGACCTCGGCTACCAGAAGCAACGGGTCAACCAGGGGCGCAACATGATCAGCCTGGCGGGCGGGCTGACCCACATCCCGCGCGCGCCCTCGGCCGACAGCAACTGGGCGCAGCCCTGGACCTTCACCGAGCTGAAAGACACCTTCGGCATGGTGCGCGGCGAGTTCGACCTGAACGACGACTGGATGCTCTACGCCGCCGCCGGCGCCAAGGAGACCGACGAGGTCGGCACCTACTCCTCGCCCACCCTGGCGGACGAGGCGGGCAATACCACCGGGGCCATCTCCCATATCCCCCATGAGGAGAGCAACCAGAGCATGATGGCCGGCGTCAACGGCAAGCTGCAGACCGGCGAGGTCAGCCACCGCATCAACATCGGCATCGCCGCCCTCTGGCAGGAATCGAGAAACGCCTTCGATTTCGGCGATGGCTACACCGACAACATCTTCAATCCCACCCCCGTGCCGGCCCCGGCCCTGGGCGGCTTCACCGGCGGCAACCTCAGCGACCCCGGCGTCACCAGCAAGACCAACAACCGCAGCGCGGCGATCTCCGACACCCTGGGCTTCATGGACGACACGCTGCTGGCCACCATCGGCCTGCGCCGCCAGGCGCTGCGGGTGGAGTCCTACAACTACGACGGCGGCAGCTTCGCCGGCTTCCCGCTGCCCGGCTTCGACGGCAATCGCGCCACCAAGTCCGACCAGTGGATCACCACGCCGGTCTATGGCGTGGTCTACAAGCTCACCCCGGAGGTGTCGCTCTACGCCAACCGTATGGAAGGCCTGTCCCCGGGGCCGATCGCGCCCATCGACCCGACCCTGGTCAACAGCGGCCAGGTGTTCTCGCCCGACCGTTCCAAGCAGTACGAGGCCGGGGTCAAGCTGGACATGGACACCTACGGCGCCAGCTTCGGCGTCTACCGCATCGAGCAACCGGCGGACGGCGTGCGGGTGGGCAACGTCTTCACCCGTGATGGCGACCAGGTCAACAAGGGCGTGGAACTGAACGTCTACGGCGAACCGGTGGACGGCCTGCGCCTGATCGCCGGCGCGACCTACATGGACACCGAACTGAAAAGCACCGAGACCGGCGCCAACGACGGCAACCGGGCGGTGGGCGTGCCGGAGTTCCAGTTCAACGTCGGCGCCGACTGGGACATCCCCGGCGTGCCCGGCGCCGCGGTGAACGCCCGGATGCTGCGCACCGGCGGCCAGTACGCCGACCCGGCCAACAACCTCAGCATCCCGACCTGGAACCGCTGGGACGCCGGCGCCCGCTACAGCTTCCGCGCCTTCGAGCAGCAGCTGACCGTGCGCGCCAACGTCGAGAACATCTCCAACAAGAACTACTGGGCCTCGGCCAACGGCGGCTACCTGACCCAGGGCGAACCCCGCACCTTCAAGCTCTCGGGCACCGTGGACTTCTGA
- a CDS encoding HIT family protein, whose amino-acid sequence MSLHGNYDPQNVFAQIIRGEAPCYKLYEDDDVLAFLDIFPQSFGHTLVIPKRSAARNILEIEVDALSKVMAVVQRLTQVLVDELAPAGVQVAQFNGAPAGQTVFHIHMHIVPRFEGEALGIHASKKADPKDLEALQARLLKHLQ is encoded by the coding sequence ATGAGCCTGCACGGCAACTACGATCCGCAGAACGTCTTCGCCCAGATCATTCGCGGCGAAGCCCCCTGCTACAAACTCTACGAAGACGACGACGTGCTCGCCTTCCTCGATATCTTCCCGCAGTCCTTCGGCCACACCCTGGTGATCCCCAAGCGCTCGGCCGCGCGCAATATCCTGGAGATCGAGGTCGACGCCCTGTCCAAGGTGATGGCGGTGGTGCAGCGCCTGACCCAGGTGCTGGTGGACGAACTGGCTCCGGCCGGGGTGCAGGTGGCGCAGTTCAACGGCGCGCCGGCGGGCCAGACCGTGTTCCATATCCATATGCACATCGTGCCGCGCTTCGAAGGTGAAGCCCTGGGCATCCACGCCAGCAAGAAAGCCGATCCGAAGGACCTGGAAGCGCTGCAGGCGCGCCTGCTCAAGCACCTGCAATAG
- a CDS encoding sensor domain-containing diguanylate cyclase → MDRPTALQQPSEHPPGQQGRAANGQNRSQFVWRALMPRALGLPVGALCLSLPLWELQRPVWVWVLLALFVFVWPWIALALSLRYREPVRFERWHILFDSFAGTFWIAAAGFSPLASCVAFAMLQANNVAAGGTRFVALGWLAQLVGVGAGVAVFGFSFHAAISLQHLMFCLPMMVLHPLVIGSTLYDLAQSVARSRRKLRTLSQTDSLTGVFNRRYWSELAQQEFLRCRRGGGPSCLALIDVDNFKAVNDSQGHLAGDELLVRLGTALCADLRETDLVGRYGGDEFCVLLPMTAEHGGGTALEWLRERVARDENGNVGLSIGLASWRPDMNELEDWIRCADQALYQAKSRGRNQVVVHRHEQAGA, encoded by the coding sequence ATGGACAGGCCAACAGCGCTGCAGCAGCCGTCGGAGCATCCGCCAGGTCAGCAAGGCCGCGCCGCGAACGGCCAGAATCGCAGCCAGTTCGTCTGGCGCGCCCTGATGCCAAGGGCCCTGGGTTTGCCGGTGGGTGCGCTCTGCCTGTCGCTGCCGCTGTGGGAGCTGCAGCGGCCGGTCTGGGTCTGGGTGCTGCTGGCGCTGTTCGTCTTCGTCTGGCCCTGGATCGCCCTGGCGCTCAGCCTGCGCTATCGCGAACCGGTGCGCTTCGAGCGCTGGCACATCCTCTTCGACTCCTTCGCCGGTACCTTCTGGATCGCCGCCGCCGGCTTCAGCCCGCTGGCCAGCTGCGTGGCCTTCGCCATGCTCCAGGCCAACAACGTGGCGGCCGGCGGCACCCGCTTCGTCGCGCTCGGCTGGTTGGCGCAGTTGGTGGGCGTGGGCGCCGGGGTGGCGGTATTCGGCTTCTCCTTCCATGCCGCCATCAGCCTCCAGCACCTGATGTTCTGCCTGCCGATGATGGTGCTGCACCCGCTGGTGATCGGCTCGACCCTCTACGACCTGGCCCAGAGCGTCGCCCGCAGCCGGCGCAAGCTGCGCACCCTGAGCCAGACCGACAGTCTCACCGGTGTGTTCAACCGGCGCTACTGGAGCGAGCTGGCGCAGCAGGAATTCCTCCGCTGCCGTCGCGGCGGCGGGCCGTCCTGCCTGGCGCTGATCGATGTGGATAACTTCAAGGCGGTCAACGACAGCCAGGGCCACCTGGCCGGCGATGAACTGCTGGTGCGCCTGGGCACGGCCCTGTGCGCGGACCTGCGGGAAACCGACCTGGTGGGTCGCTACGGCGGCGACGAGTTCTGCGTGCTGCTGCCGATGACCGCCGAGCATGGCGGCGGCACCGCCCTGGAATGGCTGCGCGAGCGGGTGGCCCGGGACGAGAATGGCAACGTCGGGCTGAGCATCGGCCTGGCGAGCTGGCGCCCGGACATGAACGAGCTGGAAGACTGGATCCGCTGCGCCGACCAGGCCCTCTACCAGGCCAAGTCCAGGGGGCGGAACCAGGTGGTGGTGCACCGCCATGAACAGGCCGGGGCCTGA
- a CDS encoding DUF3087 domain-containing protein, whose protein sequence is MSALFEIRPMDPELYRRQTRRITLIVAGLFIAMAMLFSTLSVQLFGSPGGDNFRWNLIGVLAGLAITVAVVRLQFWPRPWMAPAVYGWQLKRSLMRIGNVMHKVKAGVAAGDPTAMKLLRFYHLALTQMHQLDGNSADHSQMVREIDQHREAMEAQGLEPEQKRLEAAWLEAMKAQGA, encoded by the coding sequence ATGAGCGCACTCTTTGAAATCCGTCCCATGGACCCCGAGCTGTATCGCCGGCAGACCCGGCGCATCACCCTGATCGTCGCCGGCCTGTTCATCGCCATGGCCATGCTGTTCTCCACCCTCAGCGTGCAGCTGTTCGGCAGCCCGGGCGGCGACAACTTCCGCTGGAACCTGATCGGCGTACTGGCGGGCCTGGCCATTACCGTGGCCGTGGTACGGCTGCAGTTCTGGCCGCGTCCCTGGATGGCGCCGGCGGTCTATGGCTGGCAGCTCAAACGCAGCCTGATGCGCATCGGCAACGTCATGCACAAGGTCAAGGCGGGTGTGGCCGCTGGCGATCCGACGGCCATGAAGCTGCTGCGCTTCTACCACCTGGCGCTGACCCAGATGCACCAGCTCGACGGCAACAGCGCCGACCACAGCCAGATGGTGCGCGAGATCGACCAGCATCGCGAAGCGATGGAGGCCCAGGGCCTGGAACCGGAGCAGAAGCGCCTGGAAGCGGCCTGGCTGGAGGCCATGAAAGCCCAGGGCGCCTGA